From a single Aliivibrio wodanis genomic region:
- a CDS encoding transposase, IS6 family, which yields MDFSGYQYPSDIILQAVRYYVSYKLSTRDIEDIFTERGNAIDHSTVNRWVITFAPMLEQNARQLKRKVSPSWRMDETYIKIKGEWWYYYRAVDKFGDIVDFYLSKERDEKAAKAFLRKAINTNGLPNKVVIDKSGANALALHNMNISLWLSVVFMLNLIEIVDVKYLNNIVEQSHRPIKQKMYQALGWKSVEGAIATMSGQEVWTQIKRGQVGDLSLPVWGRFYALAA from the coding sequence ATGGACTTTTCTGGCTACCAATACCCTTCAGATATAATTCTTCAAGCTGTACGCTATTACGTATCATATAAACTCAGTACTCGTGATATTGAAGATATTTTCACTGAGCGTGGCAATGCTATTGACCATTCCACTGTAAACCGCTGGGTTATTACTTTTGCTCCTATGCTAGAGCAGAACGCACGTCAATTAAAACGTAAAGTATCCCCATCATGGCGTATGGATGAAACCTATATCAAAATTAAAGGTGAATGGTGGTATTACTATCGAGCTGTTGATAAATTTGGTGACATCGTTGATTTTTACTTGAGCAAAGAACGTGATGAAAAAGCTGCAAAAGCCTTTCTACGTAAGGCAATTAATACTAATGGTCTGCCAAATAAAGTGGTTATAGATAAGAGTGGTGCTAATGCTTTAGCCTTACACAATATGAATATCAGCTTATGGCTAAGCGTTGTTTTCATGTTGAATTTAATAGAAATTGTCGATGTGAAATACCTCAACAATATAGTTGAGCAAAGCCATCGACCTATCAAACAAAAGATGTATCAGGCGCTGGGTTGGAAGTCGGTAGAGGGCGCAATAGCTACCATGTCAGGCCAAGAGGTCTGGACCCAAATTAAACGTGGGCAAGTTGGAGATTTAAGTTTGCCAGTTTGGGGGCGCTTTTATGCGCTCGCTGCGTAA
- the parA gene encoding plasmid partition protein ParA: protein MDTNQTTKTFQELKDGADSYIKRRNLRLLANHKKELRNFTRAESVAYLGVDGKTIDKYVASMGIDPRRHEDSQWSLNIEEIYQMRDCFPDALRKELKFTRTEHQTTQVIVVQNQKGGVGKTVSSATIGSGLATEFHQELRIGLIDMDGQATLSMYYAPEAEQEGYLSVGDLMMRNFDLDDGETFEEAVSDAFLPTTIPNLRILPASQSDRAIEGWFHEKVFNNQLEKPYSVLNEVIEAVKDEFDIIIIDTPPSLSYGTYNSYFAATSVVFPLSITENDIDATCSYFSYIPQVWALLANADHPGYDFMKILITNHRDSSTTTELMNNLYEQFAPYLYSKEFKHSEAIRQASSLLSTVFDMSKSEYPKSKATFQSAQQNAFEVTSQIMRDVMSVWNEQEKENG, encoded by the coding sequence ATGGATACCAATCAAACCACTAAAACATTTCAAGAACTTAAAGATGGTGCTGACAGCTATATTAAGCGTCGTAATCTTCGTCTTTTAGCTAATCATAAAAAAGAGCTACGTAACTTTACTCGTGCAGAGTCAGTTGCTTATTTAGGTGTTGATGGTAAAACCATTGATAAGTACGTCGCTAGTATGGGTATTGATCCACGCCGCCATGAAGATTCTCAATGGTCGTTGAACATTGAAGAGATCTATCAAATGCGTGATTGCTTCCCTGACGCATTAAGAAAAGAGTTGAAGTTCACTCGAACAGAGCATCAAACGACTCAAGTTATTGTGGTTCAAAACCAAAAAGGTGGCGTTGGTAAAACAGTATCATCTGCAACTATCGGTTCAGGCTTAGCTACAGAGTTTCACCAAGAATTGCGTATTGGTTTGATTGATATGGATGGCCAAGCAACACTATCTATGTATTACGCACCTGAAGCAGAGCAAGAAGGATATTTGTCTGTCGGTGATTTAATGATGCGTAATTTTGATTTAGATGACGGTGAGACGTTTGAAGAAGCAGTATCCGATGCCTTTTTGCCTACGACGATCCCAAACCTTCGAATTTTGCCAGCATCACAATCTGATCGTGCTATTGAAGGTTGGTTTCATGAGAAAGTATTCAACAACCAATTAGAAAAGCCCTACTCTGTTTTAAATGAAGTAATTGAAGCGGTAAAAGATGAGTTTGATATCATAATTATCGATACCCCACCGTCATTAAGCTACGGTACGTATAATTCGTATTTTGCAGCAACTAGCGTTGTTTTCCCGTTATCGATTACTGAAAATGACATCGACGCAACCTGTTCTTATTTCAGCTATATCCCACAAGTGTGGGCACTGTTGGCAAACGCTGATCACCCTGGTTACGATTTCATGAAGATCTTAATTACCAACCATCGTGATAGCTCAACCACAACCGAATTAATGAACAACTTATACGAACAATTTGCCCCGTACTTGTATTCAAAAGAATTCAAACATAGCGAGGCGATCCGTCAAGCGTCTTCCCTACTCTCTACCGTGTTTGATATGTCAAAAAGTGAATATCCAAAGAGCAAGGCTACTTTCCAAAGCGCACAACAAAATGCCTTTGAAGTGACGAGTCAAATAATGCGTGATGTTATGTCAGTATGGAATGAACAGGAGAAAGAAAATGGCTAA
- a CDS encoding transposase, IS6 family has protein sequence MDFSGYQYPSDIILQAVRYYVSYKLSTRDIEDIFTERGNAIDHSTVNRWVITFAPMLEQNARQLKRKVSPSWRMDETYIKIKGEWWYYYRAVDKFGDIVDFYLSKERDEKAAKAFLRKAINTNGLPNKVVIDKSGANALALHNMNISLWLSVVFMLNLIEIVDVKYLNNIVEQSHRPIKQKMYQALGWKSVEGAIATMSGQEVWTQIKRGQVGDLSLPVWGRFYALAA, from the coding sequence ATGGACTTTTCTGGCTACCAATACCCTTCAGATATAATTCTTCAAGCTGTACGCTATTACGTATCATATAAACTCAGTACTCGTGATATTGAAGATATTTTCACTGAGCGTGGCAATGCTATTGACCATTCCACTGTAAACCGCTGGGTTATTACTTTTGCTCCTATGCTAGAGCAGAACGCACGTCAATTAAAACGTAAAGTATCCCCATCATGGCGTATGGATGAAACCTATATCAAAATTAAAGGTGAATGGTGGTATTACTATCGAGCTGTTGATAAATTTGGTGACATCGTTGATTTTTACTTGAGCAAAGAACGTGATGAAAAAGCTGCAAAAGCCTTTCTACGTAAGGCAATTAATACTAATGGTCTGCCAAATAAAGTGGTTATAGATAAGAGTGGTGCTAATGCTTTAGCCTTACACAATATGAATATCAGCTTATGGCTAAGCGTTGTTTTCATGTTGAATTTAATAGAAATTGTCGATGTGAAATACCTCAACAATATAGTTGAGCAAAGCCATCGACCTATCAAACAAAAGATGTATCAGGCGCTGGGTTGGAAGTCGGTAGAGGGCGCAATAGCTACCATGTCAGGCCAAGAGGTCTGGACCCAAATTAAACGTGGGCAAGTTGGAGATTTAAGTTTGCCAGTTTGGGGGCGCTTTTATGCACTCGCTGCGTAA
- the parB gene encoding plasmid partition protein ParB, protein MAKKRGNQSPLGNAVGAQQAQQNAAKSNLESLTKQLSSELEKAGENTTAFLASNFGLESVSQSIEWTLASGKKALFNEVTLSHAQVKEDTVVTFHVNGRDQSLLTKESLEDLNSLEFQQFYPAVGRQVDGKIDVLDGSRRRAWFLLQEGCIKEFRILVTNDDISMADAKALAKQLQSAKEHNLREIGLQCVALQKANQDITQAEIAQQVGLSQSGVSKAIKAANVSEKLVQLFPVVNALSHPDYALLDKVMKACDESKSLNNFISKIAKKVVNIQAEYSTQDQKDAIVSSIKLELKIAEAKKEKAEIEVTTLAEFDAKGMFARKKVKGRNFSYEFGRLSKEVQAELDRVIKSVLDKN, encoded by the coding sequence ATGGCTAAGAAAAGAGGTAATCAAAGCCCACTAGGTAATGCGGTTGGCGCACAACAAGCACAACAGAACGCGGCAAAATCAAATCTAGAATCACTAACCAAACAACTTTCTTCTGAGTTAGAAAAAGCCGGTGAAAACACCACTGCATTTTTAGCTTCGAATTTTGGCCTAGAGTCGGTAAGCCAATCTATTGAATGGACATTAGCATCAGGCAAGAAAGCCTTATTTAATGAAGTGACCTTGTCACACGCTCAAGTAAAAGAAGATACTGTCGTAACCTTTCATGTGAATGGCCGTGACCAATCTCTTTTAACCAAAGAATCGTTAGAAGATTTAAACTCACTTGAATTTCAACAGTTCTACCCTGCCGTTGGTCGTCAAGTTGATGGGAAGATAGATGTGCTTGATGGCTCTCGCCGTCGTGCATGGTTTTTACTTCAAGAAGGCTGTATCAAAGAGTTTCGAATTCTTGTCACCAATGACGATATTTCGATGGCAGATGCAAAAGCACTAGCCAAGCAACTGCAGAGCGCAAAAGAGCATAACTTACGTGAAATTGGGTTGCAGTGCGTAGCTCTTCAAAAAGCAAACCAAGATATAACGCAAGCAGAAATAGCACAACAAGTTGGTTTAAGCCAATCGGGTGTCAGTAAAGCGATTAAAGCCGCTAACGTAAGTGAAAAGTTGGTTCAGCTATTTCCAGTTGTTAATGCCCTATCTCACCCTGATTATGCGTTGTTAGATAAAGTGATGAAAGCGTGTGATGAAAGTAAATCACTCAATAATTTCATTTCAAAAATAGCAAAAAAAGTTGTCAATATTCAGGCTGAATATTCTACTCAAGATCAAAAAGATGCGATTGTATCTTCTATCAAATTAGAACTTAAAATAGCTGAAGCGAAGAAAGAAAAAGCAGAGATTGAAGTTACAACATTGGCTGAATTTGATGCTAAAGGGATGTTTGCTCGTAAGAAGGTGAAGGGCCGTAATTTCTCGTATGAGTTTGGGAGATTATCCAAAGAAGTTCAAGCTGAGTTGGATCGTGTTATTAAGAGCGTGTTAGATAAAAATTAA